One Thermococcus sp. genomic region harbors:
- a CDS encoding ABC transporter substrate-binding protein, with product MKWKALLVIGVLLFSVAAAGCIGSSSTPKKATSTPKEITVKDLVGRTVTVEVPVQRAIILSASALEVAQLLNATNQVVGITADAKPDAFLSSSLKNKTVVGNMLRVTNWEKVLALKPDLIIDLYLKKFYNVDELLNKSASYGIPVVMLREDKLEEIPKTVELLGKLFGKEKKADEFAKYFNEQVSEVKAIAAKIPNEDRKKVIMIQPIMGKYYLVNGNDVLAQAVRLVGADYMVNLTFNGYTPVRVPMDEEKIITNYKDADVVILITSAVTPYDQVKELKETMLSNQAWNQIKAVREGHIIILRADMGKGSYLRWSPRIVIGIWQIGKAIYPNYYPNWEDKAKGFIREFYPFLS from the coding sequence ATGAAGTGGAAGGCACTTTTGGTAATAGGGGTTTTGTTGTTTTCAGTTGCAGCAGCAGGATGCATTGGGAGTTCAAGCACCCCAAAGAAGGCGACCTCGACACCAAAGGAAATAACCGTCAAGGACTTAGTTGGGAGAACCGTGACGGTGGAGGTTCCGGTCCAGAGGGCAATTATACTCTCCGCATCGGCCCTTGAAGTAGCCCAGCTACTCAACGCGACCAACCAAGTTGTTGGGATTACAGCAGATGCCAAGCCTGATGCATTCCTAAGTTCAAGCCTTAAGAACAAGACGGTCGTCGGGAATATGTTAAGAGTTACGAACTGGGAGAAGGTCTTAGCGTTAAAGCCCGACCTTATAATAGACCTTTACCTCAAGAAATTCTACAACGTCGACGAGCTCCTCAACAAATCGGCGAGCTACGGGATTCCAGTGGTAATGCTAAGGGAGGACAAGCTTGAAGAAATCCCCAAAACTGTAGAACTGCTTGGAAAACTCTTTGGAAAGGAGAAAAAGGCGGATGAGTTCGCCAAGTACTTCAACGAGCAGGTGAGCGAAGTAAAGGCTATAGCCGCCAAGATACCGAACGAGGATAGGAAGAAGGTTATTATGATACAGCCAATAATGGGCAAGTACTACCTCGTCAACGGGAACGACGTTCTGGCACAGGCGGTAAGGCTCGTCGGGGCGGATTACATGGTCAACCTGACCTTCAACGGCTACACTCCCGTTAGGGTACCCATGGACGAGGAGAAGATAATCACCAATTATAAGGATGCAGATGTAGTAATTCTCATTACGAGCGCTGTTACCCCCTACGACCAAGTTAAGGAGCTCAAAGAGACGATGCTCTCCAACCAAGCGTGGAACCAGATAAAGGCCGTCAGAGAGGGCCACATAATAATCCTCAGGGCCGACATGGGGAAGGGCAGTTACCTCCGCTGGAGTCCAAGGATTGTCATTGGGATATGGCAGATTGGGAAGGCCATCTACCCCAACTACTATCCAAACTGGGAGGACAAAGCCAAAGGATTCATAAGGGAGTTTTATCCCTTCCTCTCCTGA
- a CDS encoding FAD-dependent oxidoreductase, with product MTKVLILGGGTAGLVAGRYLKAEAERLGLEVDVTMVTASDRHYMPPLFMEIALGSAEPHETWAPIKNAEKVYGFKVDIGRATEIDLSNRQVKTENGKVYDYDYLFLGLGVEYVWDKYKGMSEYGYHNYTLEGALELHKALSEFKGGKVVIYTPEVPHRCGIYPYEMSLNLRMYFEHRGIEGVEITVIHPDKRPGIGLGPNLVRFFEREMEKANVKFISNEGHVEITSNKVVTKNAEVDYDLLIKVPPIAIPDILAFMADDKDPRWAKVKGPDFRYPGYDEVYIVSEASMPPLGLLTAGVPLHNASIVAATSILHWIHGGYPVAEYAPTMCLGHGYNTGFSGNCEFEWKGDKYKHECYLLFKSPLVRLMKDSFYRGWLDSLRV from the coding sequence ATGACCAAAGTTCTGATACTCGGCGGAGGAACCGCTGGATTGGTGGCTGGAAGGTATCTAAAGGCCGAGGCCGAGCGGCTCGGTCTGGAAGTGGACGTTACTATGGTAACTGCAAGCGACAGACACTACATGCCCCCATTATTTATGGAGATCGCGCTTGGTTCTGCGGAGCCCCATGAAACCTGGGCGCCGATAAAGAACGCCGAAAAGGTATACGGCTTCAAAGTTGACATCGGCAGGGCTACCGAGATAGATCTGTCAAACAGACAGGTGAAGACTGAAAACGGCAAGGTCTACGACTACGACTACCTCTTCCTTGGCCTCGGCGTGGAGTACGTTTGGGACAAGTATAAAGGCATGAGCGAGTACGGCTACCATAACTACACCCTTGAGGGGGCGCTTGAGCTTCACAAAGCCCTTTCGGAATTCAAGGGCGGGAAGGTAGTCATCTACACTCCAGAGGTACCACACCGCTGCGGAATCTACCCCTACGAGATGAGCCTTAACCTCAGGATGTACTTCGAGCACCGCGGAATTGAGGGTGTTGAGATAACCGTCATCCATCCAGACAAGAGGCCCGGAATTGGCCTCGGGCCAAACCTGGTGAGGTTCTTCGAGAGGGAGATGGAGAAGGCCAACGTGAAGTTCATATCCAACGAGGGGCATGTTGAGATAACTTCCAATAAGGTAGTAACAAAGAACGCCGAGGTTGACTACGACCTCCTCATCAAAGTTCCGCCGATAGCGATTCCAGACATCCTGGCGTTCATGGCTGACGATAAAGACCCGCGCTGGGCGAAAGTGAAGGGACCCGACTTCCGCTATCCGGGATACGACGAGGTTTACATCGTCAGCGAGGCGAGCATGCCGCCTCTCGGGCTTCTAACTGCGGGAGTTCCGCTCCACAACGCTTCGATTGTAGCGGCCACCAGCATACTCCACTGGATACACGGTGGCTATCCGGTGGCTGAATACGCCCCGACGATGTGTCTTGGCCACGGCTACAACACGGGCTTCTCCGGAAACTGCGAGTTTGAATGGAAGGGCGATAAGTATAAGCACGAGTGCTATCTACTCTTCAAGAGCCCACTCGTGAGGCTGATGAAGGACTCCTTCTATAGGGGATGGCTTGACAGCTTGAGGGTGTGA
- a CDS encoding polyprenyl synthetase family protein has product MESLDEKLIEALEGSVELAKKIGEYMIRSGGKRIRPRIVLAVSKGLDLRGDDALDLASAIELIHTASLVHDDVIDLAEKRRNSPTVPMQWGPELAVLSGDFLFVRALRMIAFKRAGMVDYVAKAVEDMVKAEILQEAVRGSVHLDIGTYYRVIDGKTGKLFGASFALPAYYLKKPFWEELDKAGMLVGRAFQIVDDVLDYFPGTGKDRFKDLLNGKTTLPLILYTEHYGSSLVERTLLEPKEDNLLNLFRRMNSAGVFREAMDIARGFLNEAYGSIKSLPFDSSGVISLVDEYFKGVFVKFEKVGG; this is encoded by the coding sequence ATGGAGTCGCTTGACGAGAAGCTCATTGAGGCCCTAGAGGGAAGCGTTGAACTCGCCAAGAAGATAGGGGAGTACATGATACGGAGCGGTGGGAAGAGGATAAGGCCTCGTATAGTTTTGGCTGTTTCAAAGGGCCTTGACCTTAGAGGGGATGATGCCCTGGATCTTGCTTCCGCCATTGAACTCATCCACACGGCAAGCCTAGTTCACGACGACGTCATCGACCTGGCGGAGAAGAGGAGGAACAGCCCGACCGTGCCGATGCAGTGGGGGCCTGAACTTGCCGTTCTCAGCGGTGACTTCCTCTTCGTGAGGGCATTGAGGATGATCGCCTTCAAGAGGGCTGGTATGGTGGACTACGTTGCCAAGGCCGTCGAGGATATGGTGAAGGCCGAAATCCTTCAGGAGGCAGTGAGGGGAAGCGTCCACCTTGACATCGGCACCTACTACAGGGTCATCGACGGAAAGACTGGGAAGCTCTTCGGAGCTTCTTTCGCGCTTCCGGCTTACTACCTTAAGAAACCTTTCTGGGAGGAGCTGGATAAGGCAGGGATGCTGGTTGGAAGGGCCTTTCAGATTGTTGACGACGTCCTTGACTACTTCCCTGGGACCGGAAAGGACCGCTTCAAGGACCTCCTTAACGGTAAGACGACCCTGCCCCTCATACTCTACACAGAGCACTATGGTTCATCCCTCGTTGAGAGAACCCTACTCGAACCGAAGGAGGATAACCTTCTGAACCTGTTCAGGAGAATGAACTCTGCTGGTGTTTTCAGGGAGGCTATGGACATCGCAAGGGGTTTTCTAAACGAGGCTTATGGGTCAATCAAATCCCTTCCCTTCGATTCTTCGGGGGTTATCTCGCTCGTCGATGAGTACTTTAAGGGGGTCTTCGTAAAGTTTGAAAAAGTTGGTGGTTAA
- the hemH gene encoding ferrochelatase, which translates to MRVLFTYMGAPTEPDEIEDFIFRFLYDIKHHIGLDVPGARAIIKGIAKARARQVREHYAFMGGKSPLVEYMEEIAKAVSEKTGHEIRLGMCYSKPLLEELNWDFDLIFPLYQVYSSSTTERCLVRIRELFGEKPYVKEWWDNEKFVRWVQGNIKTGLKESGFEEPYVILSVHSLPKRVIEEGDPYEKSHRRLAERVMKAFDLPWEIAFQSKFGKGEWLGPEVPDVLEKLKLEEVNEVLIYPLSFLVENVETLYELDVEYKEVADRLGLRYYRVGLNHRDPLLSEAIVEVIENAGNEN; encoded by the coding sequence TTGAGGGTTCTCTTCACCTACATGGGCGCTCCCACCGAACCGGATGAAATCGAGGACTTCATATTCCGCTTTCTCTATGACATAAAGCACCACATAGGTTTGGACGTTCCCGGCGCTAGGGCGATAATCAAGGGGATAGCGAAGGCGAGGGCGAGGCAGGTTAGGGAGCACTACGCGTTCATGGGCGGGAAAAGTCCTCTCGTCGAGTATATGGAGGAGATAGCAAAGGCTGTGAGTGAAAAGACCGGCCACGAGATAAGACTCGGCATGTGCTACTCAAAACCCCTTTTGGAAGAACTTAATTGGGACTTCGACTTAATATTCCCGCTCTACCAAGTCTACTCAAGCTCAACCACGGAGCGCTGTCTGGTCAGGATAAGGGAGCTTTTTGGCGAGAAGCCCTACGTTAAGGAATGGTGGGACAATGAGAAGTTCGTCCGCTGGGTTCAGGGGAATATTAAGACCGGGCTGAAGGAGAGCGGTTTTGAAGAGCCTTACGTTATCCTCAGCGTCCATAGTTTGCCGAAGAGGGTAATCGAGGAAGGCGACCCCTACGAGAAGAGCCACAGGAGACTCGCCGAAAGGGTCATGAAAGCCTTTGACCTTCCATGGGAAATCGCATTCCAGAGCAAGTTTGGAAAAGGTGAGTGGCTTGGACCGGAAGTCCCTGATGTATTGGAGAAGCTCAAATTGGAGGAAGTTAATGAGGTTTTGATTTACCCGCTCAGCTTCCTCGTTGAGAACGTTGAGACGCTCTACGAGCTTGATGTGGAATATAAAGAGGTCGCGGATAGGCTCGGCCTGAGATACTACCGGGTCGGGCTAAACCACCGCGACCCGCTCCTGAGTGAGGCAATAGTGGAGGTGATTGAGAATGCCGGTAACGAAAACTGA
- a CDS encoding DUF1641 domain-containing protein — translation MSELTLTPEEVIAIKEMAEVALALKKGGTLGMLKSMAENGDKLLETIAEEKAVLRLAGIGNAALEPVREIETEEVEKIQVNTEELVEAFLKALAKTDPKDAPRVGVTSALGYLRDEDVQKGLGLLLILAKNLGAALNGTL, via the coding sequence ATGAGCGAGCTTACTCTTACCCCGGAGGAGGTTATTGCCATTAAAGAGATGGCCGAGGTTGCTTTGGCTCTCAAGAAGGGCGGTACACTGGGCATGCTCAAGTCCATGGCCGAGAACGGTGACAAGCTCCTTGAGACAATAGCCGAGGAGAAGGCAGTCCTCAGGCTTGCGGGCATTGGAAACGCCGCACTTGAACCGGTCAGAGAGATAGAGACCGAGGAGGTAGAGAAGATACAGGTAAATACAGAGGAACTCGTGGAAGCGTTCCTCAAGGCTTTAGCCAAGACCGATCCAAAGGATGCTCCAAGGGTCGGCGTGACCTCGGCTCTGGGTTACCTCCGCGACGAGGACGTTCAGAAGGGACTTGGCCTCCTCTTAATCCTCGCCAAGAACCTTGGAGCGGCTTTAAACGGTACGCTCTGA
- a CDS encoding hydrogenase 4 subunit D, which produces MIGLLATLTFIVPLLGGLLLFKLDERKADAVMLCSFLLAMLLQFGVLIEYLLHYNHEMLHFAYMTTERLGEVYGIIIDPMSVLIGTVVALAGFIFMFYGVEYMSERNVGHPVGKGRGLFYAWMTLFEGATLGFVYSSTFLGLVIFFELMGLACWGVVSYYGTNAGVRAGFKAFIIPNVGAMIGFYTAIYIGITQLHDLSLFSLSHVSDSVKPWLFIALLIAGYTKSAQFPTYSWIPDAMEAPTPASAFLHGAAMVEMGVYLVARVLQFIGPLPIWVFYFMAVMVSLTLLIPMINYPVQKDAKRLLAYSTVAEAGIMFVGLTFASLGLEVGLKAAMFQLTAHAFIKGLAFLTAGSFTYSLGTLDMRRISGLKDVLPVNALSWSVALLGLAGLPPMAIAFSKAELLTTLSAIKVTPLAWLPVLMVLADSAVFLWVGVKWITRNVFGKRSVAKASSHPIITASLIMLLILVFAVPYLAYPLVHGIGFFGGGH; this is translated from the coding sequence ATGATAGGACTTCTCGCGACTCTCACCTTCATCGTCCCACTGCTCGGGGGACTGCTCCTCTTCAAACTCGACGAGAGGAAAGCTGATGCTGTTATGCTCTGTTCTTTCCTCCTGGCCATGCTCCTCCAATTCGGCGTTTTAATCGAGTACCTCCTCCACTACAACCATGAGATGCTCCACTTTGCCTACATGACTACGGAGAGGCTTGGAGAGGTCTATGGTATAATAATCGACCCCATGAGCGTTCTGATTGGAACGGTTGTGGCTTTGGCCGGCTTTATCTTCATGTTCTACGGCGTGGAATACATGAGCGAGAGGAACGTCGGTCATCCCGTTGGAAAGGGCCGCGGGCTGTTTTACGCCTGGATGACGCTCTTTGAGGGTGCGACTCTTGGTTTCGTTTACTCATCCACCTTCCTGGGGCTCGTTATATTCTTCGAGCTCATGGGCTTGGCGTGCTGGGGGGTGGTCAGCTACTACGGAACCAATGCGGGGGTGAGGGCAGGCTTCAAGGCCTTTATAATCCCCAATGTTGGGGCTATGATAGGCTTTTACACCGCAATTTACATTGGAATAACCCAGCTCCACGACCTGAGCCTCTTCTCGCTCTCACACGTTTCCGATTCGGTGAAGCCCTGGCTCTTCATAGCTCTCCTCATTGCTGGTTACACGAAAAGCGCCCAGTTCCCAACGTACTCTTGGATTCCCGATGCCATGGAAGCCCCGACTCCGGCGAGTGCCTTCCTCCACGGTGCGGCAATGGTCGAGATGGGCGTCTACCTCGTCGCCAGAGTCCTCCAGTTCATAGGGCCCCTACCGATATGGGTCTTCTACTTCATGGCGGTGATGGTGTCGCTCACCCTGCTGATCCCCATGATCAACTACCCGGTTCAGAAGGATGCCAAGAGGCTTTTGGCTTATTCCACCGTTGCCGAGGCTGGAATAATGTTTGTCGGCCTAACTTTCGCCTCCCTTGGCCTTGAAGTGGGCCTAAAAGCGGCCATGTTCCAGCTCACGGCCCATGCGTTCATCAAGGGGTTGGCCTTTCTCACCGCGGGAAGCTTCACCTACTCGCTTGGAACCCTTGACATGAGGCGGATAAGTGGCCTGAAAGATGTTCTCCCGGTAAACGCCCTCTCCTGGAGCGTTGCACTGCTCGGCTTGGCGGGCCTTCCCCCGATGGCCATAGCCTTTAGCAAGGCGGAGCTTCTAACGACCCTTAGTGCGATTAAGGTAACACCTCTCGCGTGGCTTCCGGTGCTCATGGTTCTGGCGGACTCGGCCGTCTTCCTCTGGGTCGGCGTCAAGTGGATAACCAGAAACGTCTTCGGAAAGAGGAGCGTGGCAAAGGCAAGCAGCCACCCGATAATAACTGCCTCGCTGATAATGCTCCTCATCCTCGTCTTTGCCGTTCCCTACTTGGCGTATCCTCTCGTCCACGGGATAGGCTTCTTCGGGGGTGGGCACTGA
- a CDS encoding cytochrome ubiquinol oxidase subunit I — protein sequence MDPVTLSRIQFALTAGYHWIFVPASIGIGFMVFLLWTMAVITNEEQWYKAAKFFSKWLGVFFVLGVPTGIVMEFEFGANWANYSMFVGSIFGPPLMLEGLFAFALESTFLGVLLFGMDRLPRVISWIAAFFVSLGSALSGLWILIANSWQQTPTAYIIKNTPLGPRAELTNFMKAVFNPLLVSQYTHTINSAIITGAYIVAAVGAYYLLKKKHVQVAKSAVAIGIVVLAISSVIQLYPTGHEEGRVIAQYQPTKLAADEGLYHTTVGAPMVVFGIVDEKNQQIKYAIEIPKMLSWLAFGNWNAKVLGLHDAAEYVWYHEVLNNPNYANEKVKKQVVDSIMKAYGINPNDPNANQKMVQVLEKSVPVAFMFYAYRVMVGLGTLFIAIGGLGVLLLLLGKLYDARWFLKVLVVTLPLPWLAGEAGWFTHEVGRQPWMVWGMVTVRNGVSSNISATSVLITLIGFVTVYLLLFYIWLHFVKKLVREGPEPVEGDPTSKSTPAPAVSAAGGGQ from the coding sequence ATGGACCCGGTAACGCTTTCAAGGATTCAGTTTGCACTCACCGCGGGTTACCATTGGATTTTTGTGCCCGCAAGCATAGGAATAGGCTTCATGGTGTTCCTGCTGTGGACCATGGCAGTGATAACCAACGAAGAACAGTGGTACAAAGCCGCAAAGTTCTTCAGCAAGTGGCTAGGAGTGTTCTTCGTCCTCGGTGTTCCAACTGGAATCGTCATGGAGTTCGAGTTCGGTGCCAACTGGGCGAACTACTCGATGTTCGTTGGCTCGATCTTCGGCCCGCCGCTGATGCTCGAGGGACTCTTTGCCTTCGCCCTTGAATCAACGTTCCTTGGCGTCCTGCTCTTCGGCATGGACAGGCTCCCAAGGGTCATAAGCTGGATTGCGGCATTTTTCGTCTCTTTAGGTTCAGCGCTTTCAGGTCTCTGGATTCTCATAGCCAACAGCTGGCAGCAGACCCCAACCGCTTACATCATCAAGAACACCCCCCTCGGACCGAGGGCCGAACTCACCAACTTCATGAAGGCCGTTTTCAACCCACTCTTGGTTTCCCAGTACACCCACACCATTAACTCCGCAATAATAACTGGAGCGTACATCGTTGCGGCCGTTGGTGCCTACTATCTCCTCAAGAAGAAGCACGTTCAGGTTGCAAAAAGCGCCGTTGCGATAGGTATAGTCGTCCTAGCGATAAGCTCCGTTATCCAGCTTTATCCAACCGGTCACGAGGAGGGCAGGGTTATAGCCCAGTACCAGCCGACGAAGCTGGCTGCGGACGAGGGTCTCTACCACACGACCGTCGGTGCGCCCATGGTGGTCTTCGGCATCGTCGACGAAAAGAACCAGCAGATAAAGTACGCGATAGAGATTCCAAAGATGCTGAGCTGGCTCGCCTTTGGTAACTGGAACGCAAAGGTCCTCGGACTGCACGACGCGGCTGAATACGTCTGGTACCATGAAGTGCTCAACAACCCGAACTACGCGAACGAGAAAGTCAAGAAGCAGGTGGTTGACAGCATAATGAAGGCCTACGGCATCAACCCGAACGACCCGAACGCCAACCAGAAGATGGTTCAGGTCCTTGAGAAGTCAGTACCCGTTGCCTTCATGTTCTATGCCTACCGCGTCATGGTCGGCCTTGGAACGCTCTTCATAGCAATAGGCGGCCTTGGAGTTCTCCTACTCCTCCTCGGCAAACTCTACGATGCCAGATGGTTCCTCAAGGTGCTCGTAGTTACGCTCCCACTCCCGTGGCTGGCCGGTGAGGCGGGCTGGTTCACCCACGAGGTTGGAAGGCAGCCCTGGATGGTCTGGGGCATGGTAACCGTCAGAAACGGTGTCTCTTCAAACATCTCAGCTACCAGCGTGTTGATAACCCTAATCGGCTTCGTGACGGTCTACCTGCTGCTGTTCTACATCTGGCTCCACTTCGTCAAGAAGCTCGTCAGGGAGGGACCTGAGCCTGTTGAGGGCGATCCCACCTCCAAGTCAACGCCCGCTCCAGCGGTTAGCGCCGCAGGGGGTGGTCAGTGA
- a CDS encoding TIGR04053 family radical SAM/SPASM domain-containing protein, translating into MHRGKSHSSWPYNEKPVLVFWETTKACQLKCKHCRAEAILQALPGELTTEEGKKLIDSLTDFGRPYPILILTGGDPLMRNDIFELIDHAVERGIRVGLAPAVTPLLTEETIEKIVKHGVKAVSISLDSPFPDVHDDIRGIKGTWERTVWAIKEFLKRDVAVQVNTVVMRETVEGLPEMVKLLKELGVEIWEVFYLVPTGRGNFESDLKPEEWEDVTHFLYEASKHILVRTTEGPMFRRVAIMRKALEEKGINPDETLKPGELYFRLKKRLVELLGEGNEARAQTMGTRDGKGIVFISYNGNVYPSGFLPYSAGNVREKGLVEIYQNSELMKKLRSAEFKGRCGMCEFRDICGGSRARAYAYHIDPLTEDPACPYEPGSYLQLAKELALTLPIGTFGKQKPV; encoded by the coding sequence ATGCACCGAGGCAAATCTCACAGTTCTTGGCCATATAATGAAAAGCCAGTCCTCGTATTCTGGGAGACGACGAAAGCCTGTCAGCTCAAGTGCAAGCACTGCCGCGCCGAGGCGATTCTCCAAGCACTTCCCGGCGAGTTGACAACCGAGGAAGGGAAGAAACTCATTGACTCACTAACCGACTTCGGAAGGCCCTATCCAATTCTCATCCTCACCGGCGGAGACCCGCTCATGAGAAACGATATCTTCGAACTAATTGACCACGCGGTTGAGAGGGGCATCCGCGTCGGCCTCGCTCCCGCCGTCACTCCGCTCCTCACGGAAGAAACAATAGAGAAGATCGTAAAACACGGCGTTAAAGCAGTTAGCATAAGTCTCGACAGTCCCTTCCCGGATGTCCACGACGATATAAGGGGCATCAAAGGAACGTGGGAGAGAACCGTCTGGGCGATAAAGGAGTTCCTCAAGAGGGACGTTGCCGTTCAGGTGAACACCGTCGTTATGCGTGAGACCGTTGAGGGCCTTCCTGAGATGGTTAAACTTCTCAAAGAGCTGGGCGTCGAAATATGGGAGGTCTTCTACCTCGTCCCAACCGGAAGGGGTAACTTCGAAAGCGACCTCAAGCCGGAGGAATGGGAAGACGTAACCCACTTCCTCTATGAAGCATCAAAGCACATTCTTGTTAGGACAACTGAAGGGCCTATGTTCAGAAGGGTTGCGATAATGAGGAAGGCCCTGGAGGAGAAGGGCATCAACCCGGATGAAACTCTAAAGCCAGGGGAGCTTTACTTCAGGCTTAAGAAGAGGCTGGTCGAGTTGCTCGGGGAAGGCAACGAAGCGAGGGCACAGACGATGGGAACGCGCGACGGGAAGGGAATAGTCTTCATCTCATACAATGGTAACGTTTACCCGAGCGGTTTCCTTCCGTACAGTGCGGGCAATGTGAGGGAGAAAGGTCTCGTCGAGATTTACCAGAATTCAGAACTCATGAAGAAGCTCCGCTCTGCAGAGTTCAAAGGGAGATGCGGAATGTGTGAGTTCAGGGACATCTGTGGCGGGAGCAGGGCAAGGGCCTACGCATACCACATCGACCCCCTTACCGAAGACCCCGCCTGTCCCTACGAGCCGGGTTCATACCTCCAACTTGCCAAAGAACTCGCTCTTACCCTTCCAATTGGAACTTTCGGAAAGCAAAAACCGGTGTGA
- the cydB gene encoding cytochrome d ubiquinol oxidase subunit II gives MDYATAWFYFSAFLLGMYLAFDGFDLGLGSLLPFVRDQKDRDVLVNTMAPVWDGNEVWFITWGAGLFAMWPALYATLFSTFYLAVWLLAFMFIFRAVSFEFRNKYKRTWDYLFATVSALIALILGIIVGNLIQGIPIDASGFHGSLLTLFRPFPLIVGLFVLFAVMWHGANWAVYKTTGRLQERMRKLAFDFWVLMVVFLLLTVIGMKVWAPLRFSRALTPLGLTLTLIILIAAFVDAYLIKKGSERGAFYLSWLAFPLVVYLVYYSMYPYWVISTIDPTFKLSIHALAASPLTLQAVLGVSVILAIIIMAYTLYVYKMFGGKVTEAKGYY, from the coding sequence ATGGACTACGCGACTGCCTGGTTTTACTTTTCAGCGTTCCTCCTTGGAATGTATCTGGCATTCGACGGCTTTGACCTCGGCCTTGGAAGCCTGCTCCCCTTCGTTAGGGACCAAAAGGACAGGGACGTTTTAGTGAACACCATGGCCCCTGTCTGGGACGGCAACGAGGTATGGTTCATCACGTGGGGAGCCGGGCTGTTCGCAATGTGGCCCGCCCTCTACGCGACACTCTTCAGCACGTTCTATCTCGCGGTCTGGCTGCTGGCGTTCATGTTCATCTTCAGAGCGGTCAGCTTTGAGTTCAGGAACAAATACAAGAGAACCTGGGACTACCTCTTCGCCACAGTCAGTGCCCTCATAGCACTGATCCTCGGCATCATAGTTGGCAACCTCATCCAAGGCATCCCCATAGATGCAAGCGGCTTCCACGGCTCGCTCCTGACGCTCTTCAGACCGTTCCCGCTCATAGTGGGCCTCTTCGTGCTCTTCGCTGTGATGTGGCACGGGGCCAACTGGGCGGTCTACAAGACAACGGGCAGGCTCCAGGAGCGGATGAGAAAGCTTGCCTTTGACTTCTGGGTCCTCATGGTGGTCTTTCTTCTGCTCACGGTAATCGGCATGAAGGTCTGGGCACCGCTGAGGTTCAGTAGAGCACTGACCCCGCTTGGGCTTACACTGACGTTGATAATCCTAATAGCGGCCTTCGTGGATGCCTACCTAATCAAGAAGGGGTCCGAAAGGGGAGCGTTCTACCTCAGCTGGCTGGCCTTCCCGCTGGTGGTCTACCTCGTTTACTACAGCATGTATCCTTACTGGGTCATTTCTACCATCGACCCCACCTTCAAGCTCAGCATCCACGCCCTCGCTGCATCGCCGCTGACGCTTCAGGCAGTTCTTGGAGTCTCAGTAATCCTAGCAATAATCATCATGGCTTACACCCTCTACGTCTACAAGATGTTCGGAGGGAAGGTCACCGAGGCGAAGGGCTATTATTAA
- a CDS encoding DUF3887 domain-containing protein — MRKVAVLSLLLLTLLLVPHVQAGNPDVFMGKFIDAFNTGNYSLIEPYMSGELKSQFTEGYFHQIGEFTLSNYGKLRGYELISNSTEGELRKFEYRVYGDRGSFPVLLAYKNGKLVGIALGIRAKPNPVGMLLMMLGSLIPLGVFYYWRRRLETAEFVMGVGIALGLSVILPFYSIVTIGMSRAVGVLTTAFLTALTVEGSKYYFSHNRDGLSLGLGFGVGKYVFLAIGTFVAANFIMKLPVSFAGGELYTFLSALVFTAFHGVSAMLYSGGKPSYFFLFTSFEFSALALLSLGMPALGIGLIVLAFVVGFALTGGREHGVA; from the coding sequence ATGAGGAAAGTTGCGGTCCTTTCACTGCTTTTACTTACCCTTCTTTTGGTTCCACACGTCCAGGCGGGGAACCCAGATGTTTTCATGGGGAAGTTCATAGATGCATTTAACACTGGCAACTACTCGCTGATAGAACCTTATATGAGTGGGGAACTCAAAAGCCAGTTCACAGAGGGCTACTTTCACCAGATAGGGGAATTCACCCTCAGCAACTATGGGAAGCTTAGGGGCTATGAGCTTATCTCTAACTCGACTGAGGGTGAGTTGAGGAAGTTCGAGTATAGAGTTTACGGCGATAGAGGCTCCTTTCCGGTTCTTTTAGCCTATAAGAACGGTAAACTCGTCGGGATTGCCCTCGGCATCAGGGCAAAACCCAATCCCGTCGGGATGTTATTAATGATGCTCGGCTCGCTTATACCCTTGGGGGTGTTTTACTATTGGAGGAGAAGGCTTGAAACGGCGGAGTTTGTCATGGGCGTTGGAATAGCGCTCGGTCTCTCAGTAATCCTGCCGTTTTACTCCATTGTGACTATTGGAATGAGTAGGGCCGTGGGGGTTCTAACGACCGCCTTCTTAACGGCCCTTACCGTTGAAGGCTCGAAATACTACTTCTCCCATAACAGGGATGGCCTCTCGCTCGGTCTTGGTTTTGGCGTCGGTAAGTACGTCTTCCTGGCTATAGGCACGTTCGTTGCCGCCAACTTCATAATGAAGCTCCCGGTTTCCTTTGCCGGAGGGGAGCTCTACACCTTCCTGAGTGCGCTGGTCTTCACGGCTTTTCACGGGGTAAGTGCGATGCTCTACTCTGGGGGGAAGCCCTCCTACTTCTTCCTGTTCACGAGCTTCGAATTCTCGGCGCTGGCCCTTTTATCCCTTGGAATGCCCGCGCTGGGTATAGGACTCATCGTGCTGGCCTTTGTTGTGGGATTCGCTCTCACCGGAGGGAGAGAACATGGAGTCGCTTGA